In one window of Brassica rapa cultivar Chiifu-401-42 chromosome A07, CAAS_Brap_v3.01, whole genome shotgun sequence DNA:
- the LOC103831269 gene encoding uncharacterized protein LOC103831269 isoform X1, whose amino-acid sequence MAWSSETVPYCGWNERHVRNAKGKVEARYYLERKDGGVDLAVVGRVKSSSKRMSFRYASKENHSVLKKLGSVEDVKGWLDSIVSGEMPHVADVPATTMTEQAAGGFNIRTSMSGKYQKPIHPTIDFSWMGSSWTCRKRRRHYPSFSRNGVKVSVNDFVYVLAEQNKRLVAYLEDLYEDSKGNKMVVVRWFHKTDEVGVVLSDETVDREIFFSRCLQDIKIECIDGLATVLSPEHYDKFLKLPMSVQLPPFFCQKIYGDDGLKPYDITQLQGYWRQEMLRYLNVSILKSGEGAQTLGTDSATGASLVGCVGIRSKRRRSADGITDDCKASPDSVDVEALEASMCKEEKDGYYLKKGSLIEVLSQDSGIRGCWLKALIVKKHKDKVKVQYQDITDADDESKKLEEWILASRVADSDHLGLRTAGRKIVRPVLKPSNENNVWVVGVGMPVDVWWCDGWWEGIVVEKVSEEKFEVYLPGEKKMSSFHRSDLRQSIEWSADEWVHINSRSDLVSSVLSLMKENEVEVKHDEKLSEVVVMSPKGEAKPTISLPVATSDKPSTKQPVPDLLKDVLVSDLNWEPSKKRKRTASYCKHKPSATEGLSRERSLDCKKCSSMGDSLFSSSVVGWRKRNRIVSCCPHKPSLTDGFSCEKPLDCENGKFMGDSVFGSSVGQPLTGLVMSR is encoded by the exons ATGGCGTGGTCGTCGGAAACGGTACCGTATTGCGGGTGGAACGAGCGGCATGTGAGGAACGCGAAGGGGAAGGTCGAGGCTCGTTATTATCTGGAGAGGAAAGACGGAGGTGTAGATCTGGCTGTCGTAGGGAGGGTGAAGAGCTCTTCTAAGCGCATGTCGTTTAGGTACGCCTCGAAGGAGAATCACTCCGTCTTGAAGAAGCTTGGTTCGGTAGAAGACGTCAAGGGTTGGCTCGATTCGATTGTTTCGG GTGAGATGCCTCATGTAGCTGATGTACCGGCTACTACCATGACTGAACAAGCTGCTGGAGGATTCAACATTCGCACTTCTATG aGTGGTAAATATCAAAAGCCTATTCATCCGACCATTGATTTTTCCTGGATGGGTTCGTCTTGGACTTGCAGGAAACGGCGTAGGCATTATCCGTCTTTCTCCCGGAATGGTGTCAAAGTCTCG GTGAATGATTTTGTGTATGTTTTAGCGGAGCAAAACAAGAGACTCGTCGCGTACTTGGAAGACCTTTATGAGGATTCCAAAGGCAACAAGATGGTCGTGGTACGATGGTTTCACAAAACTGATGAAGTTGGTGTTGTTTTGTCTGATGAAACTGTTGACAGAGAGATTTTCTTTTCTCGTTGTCTTCAAGATATCAAAATCGAATGCATAGATGGATTGGCCACTGTCCTCAGTCCTGAGCATTATGATAAATTTCTCAAGTTGCCAATGTCTGTTCAGCTACCACCTTTCTTCTGCCAGAAAATATATGGAGATGATGGTTTAAAGCCGTATGACATCACGCAGTTACAAGGCTACTGGCGACAAGAAATGCTAAGATACTTGAATGTTTCCATTCTTAAGTCGGGTGAAGGTGCTCAGACACTTGGCACTGACTCAGCAACAGGAGCTTCTCTTGTTGGCTGTGTTGGAATTAGATCCAAACGGCGCCGTTCTGCAGATGGCATCACAGATGACTGCAAAGCTAGCCCTGATTCTGTTGACGTGGAGGCTTTAGAAGCTTCTATGTGCAAGGAAGAAAAAGATGGTTATTACCTGAAAAAGGGTTCTCTGATTGAAGTTCTTTCCCAAGATAGTGGCATCAGAGGTTGTTGGTTGAAGGCTTTGATAGTGAAGAAACACAAGGACAAGGTTAAGGTCCAGTACCAAGACATTACGGATGCAGATGATGAATCTAAAAAGCTAGAG GAGTGGATTTTGGCATCTCGTGTTGCTGATAGCGATCACCTGGGTCTTAGAACCGCAGGACGGAAGATAGTACGCCCAGTTCTGAAGCCCAGCAACGAAAATAATGTATGGGTTGTCGGTGTTGGTATGCCTGTGGATGTGTGGTGGTGTGATGGATGGTGGGAAGGGATCGTGGTGGAGAAAGTTTCAGAAGAGAAATTTGAAGTTTACCTGCCAG GTGAAAAGAAAATGTCTTCCTTCCATCGCAGTGATCTTAGACAGTCTATAGAATGGTCGGCAGATGAGTGGGTACACATAAATTCAAGATCTGATCTCGTGAGTTCTGTCCTATCCTTGATGAAGGAGAACGAGGTCGAGGTGAAACATGATGAAAAGCTATCTGAAGTTGTTGTGATGTCACCAAAGGGTGAAGCTAAACCCACCATCTCTCTTCCGGTAGCTACATCCGATAAGCCATCTACTAAGCAGCCAGTTCCAGATCTTCTAAAAGACGTCTTAGTCTCTGATTTAAACTGGGAGCCATCGAAGAAGCGGAAAAGAACTGCCAGTTACTGCAAACACAAGCCTAGCGCGACTGAAGGTTTGTCGCGTGAAAGATCCTTGGATTGTAAGAAGTGCAGTTCCATGGGAGATTCTCTGTTTAGCTCTTCCGTTGTTGGCTGGAGGAAGCGTAATCGAATTGTTAGTTGCTGCCCCCACAAGCCTAGCCTAACTGATGGTTTCTCTTGTGAAAAGCCCTTGGACTGTGAGAACGGCAAGTTCATGGGAGACTCCGTGTTCGGCTCCTCGGTTGGGCAGCCTTTGACTGGTCTAGTAATGTcaagatga
- the LOC103831269 gene encoding uncharacterized protein LOC103831269 isoform X2, which translates to MPHVADVPATTMTEQAAGGFNIRTSMSGKYQKPIHPTIDFSWMGSSWTCRKRRRHYPSFSRNGVKVSVNDFVYVLAEQNKRLVAYLEDLYEDSKGNKMVVVRWFHKTDEVGVVLSDETVDREIFFSRCLQDIKIECIDGLATVLSPEHYDKFLKLPMSVQLPPFFCQKIYGDDGLKPYDITQLQGYWRQEMLRYLNVSILKSGEGAQTLGTDSATGASLVGCVGIRSKRRRSADGITDDCKASPDSVDVEALEASMCKEEKDGYYLKKGSLIEVLSQDSGIRGCWLKALIVKKHKDKVKVQYQDITDADDESKKLEEWILASRVADSDHLGLRTAGRKIVRPVLKPSNENNVWVVGVGMPVDVWWCDGWWEGIVVEKVSEEKFEVYLPGEKKMSSFHRSDLRQSIEWSADEWVHINSRSDLVSSVLSLMKENEVEVKHDEKLSEVVVMSPKGEAKPTISLPVATSDKPSTKQPVPDLLKDVLVSDLNWEPSKKRKRTASYCKHKPSATEGLSRERSLDCKKCSSMGDSLFSSSVVGWRKRNRIVSCCPHKPSLTDGFSCEKPLDCENGKFMGDSVFGSSVGQPLTGLVMSR; encoded by the exons ATGCCTCATGTAGCTGATGTACCGGCTACTACCATGACTGAACAAGCTGCTGGAGGATTCAACATTCGCACTTCTATG aGTGGTAAATATCAAAAGCCTATTCATCCGACCATTGATTTTTCCTGGATGGGTTCGTCTTGGACTTGCAGGAAACGGCGTAGGCATTATCCGTCTTTCTCCCGGAATGGTGTCAAAGTCTCG GTGAATGATTTTGTGTATGTTTTAGCGGAGCAAAACAAGAGACTCGTCGCGTACTTGGAAGACCTTTATGAGGATTCCAAAGGCAACAAGATGGTCGTGGTACGATGGTTTCACAAAACTGATGAAGTTGGTGTTGTTTTGTCTGATGAAACTGTTGACAGAGAGATTTTCTTTTCTCGTTGTCTTCAAGATATCAAAATCGAATGCATAGATGGATTGGCCACTGTCCTCAGTCCTGAGCATTATGATAAATTTCTCAAGTTGCCAATGTCTGTTCAGCTACCACCTTTCTTCTGCCAGAAAATATATGGAGATGATGGTTTAAAGCCGTATGACATCACGCAGTTACAAGGCTACTGGCGACAAGAAATGCTAAGATACTTGAATGTTTCCATTCTTAAGTCGGGTGAAGGTGCTCAGACACTTGGCACTGACTCAGCAACAGGAGCTTCTCTTGTTGGCTGTGTTGGAATTAGATCCAAACGGCGCCGTTCTGCAGATGGCATCACAGATGACTGCAAAGCTAGCCCTGATTCTGTTGACGTGGAGGCTTTAGAAGCTTCTATGTGCAAGGAAGAAAAAGATGGTTATTACCTGAAAAAGGGTTCTCTGATTGAAGTTCTTTCCCAAGATAGTGGCATCAGAGGTTGTTGGTTGAAGGCTTTGATAGTGAAGAAACACAAGGACAAGGTTAAGGTCCAGTACCAAGACATTACGGATGCAGATGATGAATCTAAAAAGCTAGAG GAGTGGATTTTGGCATCTCGTGTTGCTGATAGCGATCACCTGGGTCTTAGAACCGCAGGACGGAAGATAGTACGCCCAGTTCTGAAGCCCAGCAACGAAAATAATGTATGGGTTGTCGGTGTTGGTATGCCTGTGGATGTGTGGTGGTGTGATGGATGGTGGGAAGGGATCGTGGTGGAGAAAGTTTCAGAAGAGAAATTTGAAGTTTACCTGCCAG GTGAAAAGAAAATGTCTTCCTTCCATCGCAGTGATCTTAGACAGTCTATAGAATGGTCGGCAGATGAGTGGGTACACATAAATTCAAGATCTGATCTCGTGAGTTCTGTCCTATCCTTGATGAAGGAGAACGAGGTCGAGGTGAAACATGATGAAAAGCTATCTGAAGTTGTTGTGATGTCACCAAAGGGTGAAGCTAAACCCACCATCTCTCTTCCGGTAGCTACATCCGATAAGCCATCTACTAAGCAGCCAGTTCCAGATCTTCTAAAAGACGTCTTAGTCTCTGATTTAAACTGGGAGCCATCGAAGAAGCGGAAAAGAACTGCCAGTTACTGCAAACACAAGCCTAGCGCGACTGAAGGTTTGTCGCGTGAAAGATCCTTGGATTGTAAGAAGTGCAGTTCCATGGGAGATTCTCTGTTTAGCTCTTCCGTTGTTGGCTGGAGGAAGCGTAATCGAATTGTTAGTTGCTGCCCCCACAAGCCTAGCCTAACTGATGGTTTCTCTTGTGAAAAGCCCTTGGACTGTGAGAACGGCAAGTTCATGGGAGACTCCGTGTTCGGCTCCTCGGTTGGGCAGCCTTTGACTGGTCTAGTAATGTcaagatga
- the LOC117126448 gene encoding LOW QUALITY PROTEIN: uncharacterized protein LOC117126448 (The sequence of the model RefSeq protein was modified relative to this genomic sequence to represent the inferred CDS: inserted 4 bases in 2 codons; deleted 1 base in 1 codon): MLDSCFICLPCTTRDIVMASLSKIVDQKLGASSRSKLSITSEXATFAFLSMPLIQEIVLSADIRCSDCQEKIADIXLTCHIFTGDRRVTKSYGEALLCKMSTFKRRIFPSSRKQQQQLNVA, encoded by the exons ATGCTTGATTCCTGTTTTATTTGTCTTCCTTGTACAACGAGAGACATTGTAATGGCTTCTCTGTCTAAAATCGTAGACCAAAAGCTTGGAGCATCATCAAGAAGCAAGCTCTCCATAACAAGTGA AGCTACTTTCGCATTTCTATCCATGCCCCTT ATTCAGGAGATTGTTTTATCAGCAGACATCAGATGTAGCGACTGCCAAGAGAAGATCGCTGACAT CTTGACATGTCACATATTCACAGGTGACCGGAGAGTCACCAAATCATATGGGGAAGCC CTTCTCTGCAAAATGTCCACCTTCAAGCGTAGGATATTTCCTTCTTCCaggaaacaacaacaacaactcaatGTTGCTTAG